One part of the Maridesulfovibrio sp. genome encodes these proteins:
- a CDS encoding PAS domain S-box protein, producing MRSLYLILLRSYIVLALVPLVLLGSMLIVLIGNGQIEASFRHEQSKARDVAYELKHQFSVLEGNLYNLNQYRNFITLSDSETQNVAKELVAKQSEICSIMMLDSTGKIKANVSSSTLYGKSDHLHPSYESLFKKVISSGDVSYGRVHTGSNSGGMLLQVGVPLVDRETGSVGVVVLAEFRLGMAWRNVVKRAAQQEESIYLVGDSGKILAHPNPSLVLAQKKFSETDDGEIRKNFTGEYVISASSELGMGDLKFTIIAEKLALAALEPAMRSAGLALVATLITVGLVLIATLRTTRRITRPVKLLTEAVLNIKDYGFYPGISIHDFAEIEALSQAFDSMTRNLQRMLEELRHEVQIRQESELALSMSEERFRAMFEFNSVVMLLIDPDNGRILEANNAASRYYGWPVEEMTSMSLSDITLERPEELHERMKEVMHHRANRFELKHVLSDGSVREVDECTGPIPMGGKDVIFSSVIDITQRKIVEQELHDSEERFRALHNSSFGGIAIHDDGRILDCNQGLSDISGYDLNELQGMDILKLIADVSRDEVERDILGGVERDHRVNCIRKEGTEYPARLESRNIPYKGRVVQVTELRDITSEKLAEEFIIQNEKMMSLGGLAAGMAHEINNPLAAIVGSCQNLQTRLFRDTPINRKTAEESGTSFESIARYLEIRDCERIINSIYESGKRAADIIKDMLSFSRRNEKSLVYNKVQELMDTTIKLVSNDYDLKKNYDFKKIEIVRDYDESSGNVICYGNQIQQVFFNLLKNAAHAMAEKDFTNAEPRIVVRNYTLNGQNITEVEDNGPGLSEEARQKVFEPFFSTKSPGKGTGLGLSVSYFIIVKQHEGSMEVFSEPGEWTRFVISLPVKGPQYSGGVGTV from the coding sequence ATGCGATCTCTCTATTTAATATTGCTTCGCTCATATATTGTTCTTGCTTTGGTTCCGCTGGTGTTGCTGGGTTCCATGCTGATCGTATTGATTGGAAACGGTCAAATAGAAGCCTCTTTCAGGCATGAGCAAAGCAAGGCCAGAGACGTAGCTTATGAACTCAAACACCAGTTCTCAGTATTGGAGGGAAATCTCTACAATCTAAACCAGTATAGAAATTTCATTACCTTATCAGATAGTGAAACGCAGAATGTTGCCAAAGAGCTGGTCGCAAAGCAGTCTGAAATTTGTTCAATCATGATGCTTGATTCAACTGGTAAAATAAAAGCCAATGTGTCTTCAAGCACTCTTTATGGTAAATCTGACCATCTGCACCCTTCGTACGAATCTCTGTTCAAGAAAGTAATTTCTTCCGGAGATGTATCCTACGGACGTGTTCACACCGGAAGCAATTCCGGGGGAATGCTTTTACAGGTTGGAGTACCTTTGGTGGACAGGGAGACAGGCTCTGTTGGTGTTGTCGTTTTGGCTGAATTCCGTCTTGGTATGGCGTGGAGGAATGTTGTTAAGCGGGCTGCTCAACAGGAGGAAAGCATTTACCTTGTAGGTGATTCCGGTAAGATATTAGCACATCCCAACCCTTCATTAGTCCTTGCACAAAAGAAATTTTCTGAAACCGATGATGGCGAAATACGGAAAAACTTTACCGGTGAATATGTTATCAGCGCCTCTTCTGAATTGGGTATGGGAGATCTTAAATTTACCATTATCGCTGAAAAATTAGCGCTTGCGGCTTTAGAGCCTGCTATGCGTTCTGCCGGGTTGGCGTTGGTGGCAACATTAATCACGGTAGGATTGGTCTTAATTGCTACCCTCAGGACAACACGGCGCATTACTCGCCCGGTAAAGCTTTTAACTGAAGCTGTGTTGAACATTAAAGATTATGGTTTTTATCCCGGTATTTCCATACATGATTTTGCTGAAATTGAGGCGTTATCACAGGCCTTTGACTCCATGACCCGTAATTTGCAACGCATGCTTGAAGAACTCAGGCATGAAGTTCAAATCAGGCAAGAGTCTGAACTAGCTCTCTCAATGAGTGAAGAACGATTTCGGGCTATGTTTGAATTTAACTCGGTTGTAATGCTTTTGATAGATCCCGATAATGGTAGAATTCTTGAAGCCAATAATGCGGCCAGTCGTTATTATGGTTGGCCAGTTGAAGAAATGACATCAATGTCGCTTAGTGACATTACTCTTGAAAGACCTGAAGAACTGCATGAGCGAATGAAAGAAGTGATGCATCATAGAGCCAACCGGTTTGAGTTGAAGCATGTCTTGTCTGATGGTTCTGTTCGTGAAGTTGATGAGTGTACCGGACCTATCCCGATGGGTGGTAAAGATGTAATATTTTCTAGTGTCATTGATATTACGCAGCGAAAAATTGTTGAGCAGGAGCTGCATGACAGTGAAGAACGGTTCAGGGCCTTGCATAATTCATCCTTCGGCGGGATAGCCATTCATGATGATGGACGTATCCTCGATTGTAATCAGGGGCTTTCTGATATTTCAGGGTATGACCTAAATGAGTTGCAGGGTATGGATATACTAAAGCTTATTGCTGATGTATCACGGGATGAGGTTGAACGTGATATTCTTGGGGGAGTTGAAAGAGATCATAGGGTGAATTGTATTCGCAAAGAAGGGACTGAGTATCCGGCACGGCTGGAATCACGAAATATTCCATATAAGGGTAGGGTTGTTCAGGTTACTGAATTGAGGGATATTACCAGTGAGAAACTGGCTGAGGAATTTATCATTCAGAATGAAAAAATGATGTCCCTAGGTGGGCTGGCTGCTGGCATGGCTCATGAGATTAATAACCCGCTGGCCGCAATTGTAGGTTCGTGCCAGAATTTGCAGACCAGATTGTTCCGAGATACCCCTATAAACAGGAAAACTGCGGAGGAGTCTGGAACTTCATTTGAGAGTATTGCCCGTTATCTTGAGATTCGTGATTGCGAAAGAATAATAAATTCCATCTATGAATCTGGTAAAAGAGCTGCTGATATTATAAAGGATATGCTCAGCTTTAGCCGGCGAAACGAGAAGTCGCTGGTTTATAATAAGGTTCAGGAATTGATGGATACGACGATCAAGCTTGTCAGCAATGATTACGATTTGAAGAAAAATTATGATTTCAAGAAGATCGAAATTGTACGTGATTATGATGAGTCTTCAGGTAATGTCATCTGCTATGGTAACCAGATTCAGCAGGTTTTTTTCAATTTGCTGAAAAATGCTGCCCACGCCATGGCCGAGAAGGATTTTACTAATGCAGAGCCAAGAATCGTGGTCAGAAACTACACTTTGAATGGACAAAATATTACTGAAGTTGAAGATAATGGTCCCGGTTTGTCGGAAGAAGCTAGACAGAAGGTTTTTGAGCCTTTTTTTTCAACCAAAAGTCCGGGGAAAGGGACAGGATTGGGACTGTCGGTATCGTATTTTATTATTGTTAAGCAGCATGAAGGGTCGATGGAAGTCTTTTCCGAGCCGGGTGAGTGGACCCGTTTTGTGATCAGTCTGCCTGTTAAAGGTCCACAGTATTCAGGCGGTGTAGGCACTGTTTGA
- a CDS encoding ABC transporter substrate-binding protein — protein sequence MRKFVFTAGIILIFFAVLYAFLPLGTDKKVYKVGVLQFTSNNLTTLEGFKDGLSELGYREGEDIIYDFDGPASAKEDLVPYMQKLLDGQPDLIFVSPTPAATVAKQMTAGTNIPVIFAPVNDPVASGILKNMRTPEENITGVRLSSSDGRRLQYLKDVVPSVKRVFVPYSPDDKSAQTSLKMLEEAAPKVGVQLVKKPFFRDTDVLDDRSYVPVDVDAVLLPREGLVMSRIKDFVTLCIDRKLPLSTVRFKQVAQGALTGYGFNGYDIGKQSARQAHMIFSGSSISMLPVEVSEDYLFINLKTAKDINVKISDAILRQAHNIVR from the coding sequence ATGCGTAAATTTGTTTTTACAGCAGGAATTATTCTTATTTTTTTTGCTGTATTATACGCTTTTCTTCCTTTGGGAACGGATAAAAAAGTTTATAAGGTCGGGGTGTTGCAGTTTACCAGCAATAACCTCACTACCTTGGAAGGATTTAAGGACGGATTGAGTGAGCTTGGATATCGTGAAGGCGAGGATATAATTTATGATTTTGATGGTCCGGCATCGGCTAAGGAAGATCTTGTCCCATACATGCAGAAATTACTCGATGGGCAGCCTGATTTAATATTTGTATCCCCAACTCCTGCCGCGACTGTGGCAAAACAAATGACTGCTGGGACCAATATACCGGTCATTTTTGCTCCAGTGAATGATCCTGTCGCCTCAGGGATATTAAAAAATATGAGGACTCCGGAGGAAAATATCACTGGGGTGCGTCTTTCCTCAAGTGATGGCCGCAGGTTGCAGTATCTGAAAGATGTTGTTCCTTCGGTGAAAAGGGTTTTTGTCCCCTATAGCCCGGATGATAAAAGTGCACAGACAAGTCTTAAAATGCTTGAAGAAGCCGCTCCGAAAGTGGGGGTGCAGCTGGTTAAAAAACCTTTTTTCCGGGACACTGACGTGCTGGACGATAGAAGTTATGTCCCCGTCGATGTTGATGCTGTCCTGCTTCCAAGGGAAGGTCTGGTTATGTCAAGAATTAAGGATTTTGTTACCCTTTGCATTGACCGCAAACTTCCTCTTTCGACAGTCCGTTTCAAGCAGGTGGCGCAGGGAGCTTTAACCGGCTACGGCTTTAATGGCTATGACATCGGGAAGCAGAGCGCACGGCAAGCGCATATGATTTTTTCAGGTTCTTCGATTTCGATGCTTCCTGTGGAAGTTTCTGAGGATTATCTGTTCATCAATCTTAAGACAGCTAAGGATATAAATGTAAAAATCAGTGATGCTATTCTGCGGCAGGCCCATAACATTGTCAGGTAA
- a CDS encoding molybdopterin-dependent oxidoreductase, which translates to MVTYKSICPYDCPTTCGLLVESDGTRILKVKGDPADPVCKGLICRKMQRYEKSIHSPDRIMKPLRRTGEKGKGLFESVSWNEAVKTITGKWKQAIKEHGPDSILPFYYSGVMSLIHRNCGDALFNKMGSCELVKTLCASAKGAGYESVMGSTGCLDPRELGDSDFFIVWGSNMKATRLQSMADMVKARKNGKRVVLIECFAGEMADYSDHVLLLKPGTDGALALAMMHVLVNEGLEDSEFLHSETIGYADFKKTLHRYTPQWAESVCGVPVQEIIDLAREYAAASAPAIILGSGNSRYGNGGMTVRLITILSAFTGAWKKSGGGLCGCNPGGGPYVDHRRITRPDLRQRGGRKVNINQLAMALSGGEGQIPIRCLHIYGSNPVGSVSNQLGIQQGLGNPELFTVVHERFMTDTARYADIILPATFSVEQSDCYSAYGYCSFGVARKIIPAPGECKTNWEIFCLLAKSMGYEDAHFQRSEDDLLDELLGNPMQGLQNLSDEQHETLQKGGNISAPFADHTDWKTPSGKIQIADERQDRILPEYLESHGGNQPLQLIAVPSSDTLNSIFLEREELVAQRGLMMLEMHPDDAADRNIKDGDKIVAFNDLGEVGFTARVTPRIAKSVVAAVGIFKSSQSINRNLVNALHHERLSDIGEATTLNDNTVDVRLAM; encoded by the coding sequence ATGGTTACATATAAATCTATCTGTCCTTATGATTGTCCCACCACTTGCGGATTGCTGGTTGAAAGTGACGGAACCCGCATTCTGAAGGTTAAGGGTGACCCCGCTGACCCAGTCTGCAAAGGTTTGATCTGCCGCAAAATGCAGCGTTATGAGAAGTCCATCCATTCCCCTGACCGCATCATGAAACCATTAAGACGCACAGGAGAGAAAGGAAAAGGTCTTTTTGAGTCAGTATCTTGGAATGAAGCAGTTAAAACCATAACGGGGAAATGGAAACAGGCTATTAAAGAGCACGGACCTGATTCAATTCTCCCATTCTATTATTCCGGTGTCATGAGCCTTATCCACCGCAATTGCGGTGACGCTCTTTTTAATAAAATGGGGAGCTGCGAGCTTGTTAAGACCCTTTGCGCTTCCGCTAAGGGTGCCGGCTATGAATCCGTAATGGGCAGCACAGGATGTCTCGATCCGCGAGAGCTGGGAGACAGTGATTTTTTTATTGTCTGGGGCAGCAATATGAAGGCGACGAGACTCCAGAGTATGGCTGATATGGTCAAGGCTCGCAAAAATGGAAAAAGAGTAGTTCTCATCGAATGCTTTGCTGGTGAAATGGCTGATTATTCTGACCATGTGCTGCTGCTCAAACCGGGAACAGACGGAGCTCTCGCACTTGCTATGATGCATGTGCTGGTCAATGAAGGTCTGGAAGATTCCGAATTTTTGCATAGCGAAACAATCGGCTATGCGGATTTCAAGAAAACACTTCATCGGTATACCCCACAGTGGGCGGAGTCCGTATGCGGTGTTCCGGTGCAGGAAATTATTGATCTGGCCCGTGAATATGCAGCGGCATCGGCGCCGGCAATTATTCTTGGAAGCGGAAATTCCAGGTACGGAAATGGTGGTATGACCGTAAGACTGATAACTATTCTTTCCGCTTTCACCGGAGCATGGAAGAAAAGCGGAGGAGGGCTTTGCGGCTGTAATCCCGGTGGCGGTCCTTATGTGGATCATAGGCGTATTACCCGCCCTGACCTGCGGCAAAGGGGCGGACGTAAAGTTAATATAAATCAGCTGGCCATGGCCCTTAGTGGCGGAGAAGGGCAAATCCCGATCCGCTGTCTGCATATTTACGGCAGCAACCCTGTCGGTTCAGTGTCCAATCAGCTCGGCATCCAGCAAGGCCTTGGTAATCCGGAACTTTTTACAGTTGTCCACGAGCGGTTCATGACAGATACCGCCCGCTATGCTGATATCATACTTCCTGCGACATTTTCAGTGGAGCAGTCTGACTGCTATAGCGCGTATGGATATTGTTCGTTCGGTGTGGCACGCAAAATTATCCCTGCTCCGGGAGAATGCAAAACCAACTGGGAGATATTTTGTCTTCTGGCTAAATCAATGGGGTATGAAGATGCTCATTTTCAGCGGTCAGAAGACGACTTGCTGGATGAATTGCTTGGCAATCCAATGCAGGGCTTGCAGAACTTAAGCGATGAGCAACATGAAACTTTGCAGAAAGGGGGGAACATCTCTGCTCCGTTTGCAGATCATACTGACTGGAAAACACCTTCAGGTAAGATTCAGATCGCGGATGAACGACAGGACCGTATTCTTCCTGAATACCTTGAGAGTCACGGTGGAAACCAGCCTTTGCAGCTCATTGCCGTACCCAGTTCAGATACGCTGAACTCCATTTTTCTGGAACGTGAAGAGCTTGTCGCCCAGCGGGGTCTGATGATGCTGGAGATGCACCCAGATGATGCTGCGGACAGGAATATAAAAGATGGCGATAAAATTGTTGCATTTAACGATCTTGGAGAGGTTGGGTTTACGGCCCGTGTAACTCCGCGGATTGCAAAAAGTGTCGTTGCTGCTGTAGGAATATTTAAATCATCGCAGTCCATCAATAGAAATCTTGTTAATGCCTTGCATCATGAGCGTCTTTCAGACATTGGAGAAGCAACTACATTAAATGATAATACTGTTGATGTGCGACTTGCCATGTAG
- a CDS encoding ABC transporter substrate-binding protein, whose protein sequence is MSTRRGQQITSKFILLLFFLMAVTSCTDNNSINIGFVGSITGRNSELGVTARNTLQLMVEEQNKNGGINGKRLTLVIRDDMSSPAGAKAAITNLIKKDVRLILGPITSAMAEPTTEAIAGRHVLVMSPTMSTDFLANKDDNLLRTATGSSRQAETIAERAFSLGLGRTAVIGDMENPKYVNSIAQRFRTLVKQFGKEIPIEIKYSSSQNTNFNDIARKVAVKNPDSILFITNGFDAAMLAQALRRSGLNDARFFGVSWSQSNDIITHGGRAVEGMRLIALHDYGNVDPKIAALKKKYIDRYNKEPSFIYTRYAAIFKIAVYGLEHAKSYNSNQIKRTILEKRNFNEFGREIIFNRFGDAKEQYNLVIIKDGNFVSDN, encoded by the coding sequence ATGTCCACAAGACGGGGGCAACAGATTACTTCCAAATTCATTCTGCTATTATTTTTTCTGATGGCAGTCACATCCTGTACTGACAACAATTCAATAAATATTGGTTTTGTGGGCAGTATAACCGGACGGAACTCCGAACTCGGCGTTACTGCAAGAAACACTCTGCAATTGATGGTCGAAGAGCAGAACAAAAACGGTGGTATAAATGGAAAAAGACTGACCCTGGTGATCAGGGATGACATGAGCTCTCCTGCCGGAGCCAAAGCGGCTATAACCAACCTGATCAAAAAAGATGTCCGCCTGATTTTAGGGCCTATCACCAGCGCCATGGCTGAACCTACAACCGAGGCTATTGCCGGACGTCATGTATTGGTTATGAGTCCGACAATGAGCACGGACTTTCTTGCCAACAAAGACGACAACCTGCTGCGGACTGCAACAGGAAGCTCGCGACAGGCGGAGACTATTGCGGAACGGGCCTTTTCCCTTGGACTGGGCAGGACTGCCGTAATAGGAGACATGGAAAATCCTAAATATGTAAATTCCATTGCCCAGAGGTTCAGGACTCTTGTGAAACAATTCGGAAAAGAAATTCCGATTGAAATAAAATACTCCAGTAGCCAAAACACTAATTTCAATGATATTGCCCGGAAAGTTGCCGTAAAAAATCCTGACTCAATCCTATTCATTACCAACGGTTTTGATGCAGCCATGCTTGCGCAGGCCTTGCGCAGGTCCGGATTGAATGATGCACGATTTTTCGGAGTCAGCTGGTCACAGTCAAACGACATTATCACCCACGGAGGAAGAGCTGTTGAAGGAATGCGGCTTATCGCCCTGCATGATTATGGTAATGTTGACCCCAAAATTGCAGCCCTGAAAAAAAAGTATATTGACCGTTATAACAAAGAACCGTCATTTATCTACACCCGATACGCTGCAATATTCAAAATTGCAGTTTACGGGCTTGAACATGCAAAATCATACAACTCGAATCAAATAAAACGTACCATACTGGAAAAGCGGAACTTTAATGAATTTGGCAGAGAAATTATCTTTAACAGATTCGGTGACGCCAAAGAACAATACAACCTCGTCATCATCAAAGACGGCAATTTTGTCAGTGACAACTAA
- a CDS encoding PAS domain S-box protein produces MVSIVEEKMRGIQLTLQKCLTKIEESPKALAQINNYLQAITIASQSIHQVRLLDKQGIVYAQAPYSKDDLGLDMSNYPSFKNAGLNMEPYWSPSIISEAHRTPVFQISIPFSKGVLIADVTFPNLNSLLKEINLGNKSVLAITDQTGTYIAHSDERRVQQRNEDPHFNLFKNLPDTEVQKRSLNNDSRYSTVYATSIGPSRWVVLIYQNSIDVYRNLITYTIAFTTIALVILFMAMFILMLRFKTITSHFNELLNLAAKFSRGDYSHSETRKDIKEFTEIATAFEYMAESIQAREKQIHALNRDLAQKLNQITKLHNMNEMVLSSAAEAIFGLDPDGNIIFINAAACKMLGYNKEELIGHNHHDLCHFSRENGEPYPFEECPLHSSINTGTANRGNITFIRKDGFFIPVDFYSMPVLEEGKMQGIVVSAIDISERLESEREMQKLRSLLSNIINSMPSVLIAVDSSTKVIQWNSQAEIETGLTRENAIDLPLGKVYPKLAPKMADIHATIAGSSKGGSKGRLTHRRAGRTYYEDITIYPLEHSGIKGAVIRLDDVTDKVNMEQIMVQSEKMMSLGGLAAGMAHEINNPLAGISGNVYNINKRLFGDLPANKAAAEQYGLSLKDIRGYLESRDIPKMIHSIKSSTLRASTIVRNMLSFSRKSEMSLELYDITQLLDETIDIAANDYDFKREFDFKKIKIIRDYENNLPKVYCERGEIQQVFFNLLKNGAEAMKDKLQPCPTPSFILRVFEEKHYVTIQIEDNGPGMDEDISSRIFEPFYTTKPVGKGTGLGLSVSYFIITEQHGGTMTIDSKPGHWSRFTIKLPLIQKTDTD; encoded by the coding sequence ATGGTAAGCATAGTTGAAGAAAAAATGCGCGGCATCCAACTTACTCTGCAAAAATGCCTGACAAAAATAGAAGAATCCCCAAAAGCATTGGCCCAGATTAATAATTACCTGCAAGCAATAACCATAGCCAGTCAGTCTATCCATCAAGTCCGGTTGCTCGATAAACAGGGAATAGTCTATGCTCAGGCTCCATATTCCAAAGATGATTTAGGGTTGGACATGTCCAACTACCCTTCTTTCAAGAACGCCGGGCTGAACATGGAACCATACTGGTCACCTTCCATAATCTCAGAAGCGCACCGTACACCTGTTTTCCAAATTTCCATTCCGTTCAGCAAAGGGGTGCTCATTGCCGATGTTACTTTTCCAAATCTGAATAGTCTGCTGAAGGAAATAAACCTCGGGAATAAAAGTGTTCTGGCCATTACAGACCAGACAGGTACATACATTGCGCACTCTGATGAACGTAGGGTACAGCAACGAAATGAAGACCCTCACTTCAACTTATTCAAAAATTTACCAGACACGGAAGTACAAAAGAGGTCACTAAACAACGATAGCCGCTACAGCACTGTTTACGCGACATCTATAGGCCCATCGCGCTGGGTGGTTCTTATCTATCAGAATTCCATTGATGTATACCGGAACCTCATCACCTACACTATTGCGTTTACCACTATTGCCTTGGTCATACTTTTCATGGCCATGTTTATTCTGATGCTTCGCTTCAAGACAATAACTTCACATTTCAATGAACTTCTCAATCTTGCTGCAAAATTTTCACGAGGAGACTACAGCCATTCGGAAACACGTAAGGACATCAAAGAGTTCACAGAAATTGCCACCGCTTTTGAATATATGGCTGAGAGTATTCAGGCTCGTGAAAAGCAAATCCATGCCTTGAACAGAGACCTTGCCCAGAAACTCAACCAGATTACCAAACTACACAATATGAATGAAATGGTCCTTTCCTCTGCTGCTGAAGCGATCTTCGGTCTGGACCCTGATGGTAATATAATATTCATAAATGCAGCAGCATGCAAAATGCTCGGCTACAATAAAGAAGAGCTTATCGGCCATAACCATCACGACCTGTGCCATTTCAGCAGGGAAAACGGAGAACCATATCCCTTTGAAGAATGCCCGCTTCATTCCAGCATTAACACAGGGACAGCTAACCGCGGAAATATTACATTCATACGAAAGGACGGGTTCTTTATTCCGGTCGACTTTTACTCTATGCCGGTCCTTGAAGAAGGGAAAATGCAGGGGATAGTCGTTTCGGCCATCGATATCAGCGAACGGTTGGAATCAGAGCGGGAAATGCAGAAACTGCGCAGCCTGTTGAGCAACATTATTAATTCCATGCCCTCCGTATTAATTGCAGTAGACAGCTCTACAAAGGTTATTCAATGGAACTCACAGGCTGAAATTGAAACCGGATTAACACGAGAAAACGCAATCGACCTTCCACTTGGAAAAGTCTACCCTAAACTGGCCCCGAAAATGGCAGATATACATGCAACCATTGCGGGCTCCAGTAAAGGCGGCAGTAAAGGAAGACTCACACACCGGCGTGCCGGCCGGACATACTACGAAGATATTACCATCTATCCGCTTGAGCATAGCGGCATCAAAGGAGCAGTTATCCGGCTGGATGACGTTACCGACAAAGTCAATATGGAACAGATAATGGTTCAATCTGAAAAGATGATGTCTCTTGGCGGTCTGGCTGCCGGGATGGCCCATGAAATCAACAATCCTTTGGCGGGTATTTCCGGCAATGTCTACAACATAAATAAACGCCTTTTTGGCGACCTGCCTGCCAACAAGGCTGCGGCAGAGCAATACGGACTATCCCTCAAGGATATACGCGGATACCTTGAATCGCGCGATATTCCTAAAATGATTCATTCAATTAAATCATCAACGCTTAGGGCTTCCACTATCGTTCGTAATATGCTCAGTTTCAGCCGAAAGAGTGAAATGAGCCTTGAACTGTACGATATTACGCAATTATTAGATGAAACAATAGATATTGCCGCGAATGACTATGACTTCAAAAGGGAATTTGACTTCAAAAAGATAAAAATAATTAGGGATTATGAAAACAATTTACCCAAGGTATATTGCGAACGGGGAGAGATTCAGCAGGTTTTTTTCAACCTTCTGAAAAACGGTGCCGAAGCAATGAAAGACAAACTCCAGCCATGCCCGACGCCGAGCTTCATACTGCGGGTCTTTGAAGAAAAGCATTACGTCACAATACAGATTGAAGATAATGGCCCGGGAATGGATGAAGACATCTCTTCCCGCATATTTGAACCATTCTATACGACCAAACCAGTTGGTAAAGGAACCGGGCTGGGACTTTCTGTTTCGTATTTTATAATAACTGAGCAGCACGGCGGGACCATGACTATTGACTCCAAACCCGGTCACTGGAGCAGATTCACTATCAAACTGCCTTTGATCCAAAAGACTGATACAGACTAA
- the hydF gene encoding [FeFe] hydrogenase H-cluster maturation GTPase HydF yields the protein MSNKAPRGVRLVITLIGKRNAGKSSLINAICGQDVSIVSDSPGTTTDPVAKHYELLPLGPVTFYDTAGLDDTGEVGELRIKATNKVLMRTDLALVVVGEGGLTDYEVELINKVSELEIPYLVVFNKNDLCEPLEDDMDYCRQRGIPYYKTSVLESCSIDELKEAIITLAPEEMKREPVLAGDLFSEGDWVVCVVPIDLAAPKGRLILPQVQVLREILDCDAVGVTVKEREIEETLSSMKRDPALVITDSQVVMSVAGDVPDEIPLTTFSTLYARYKGDLPSLVQGAMAIDSLQDGDTILMGEACSHHPVADDIGKVKIPRWIRQYTGKELNFVMYSGHDFPEDLERFKLIIHCGACMLNRSEMLRRIKECQRSGVPVTNYGVAISKVQGVLDRVISPFNL from the coding sequence ATGTCGAATAAGGCTCCACGCGGTGTCCGACTGGTGATAACTCTTATCGGCAAACGCAATGCCGGAAAATCTTCATTAATTAACGCAATTTGCGGGCAGGATGTTTCTATTGTGTCTGATAGCCCCGGAACCACCACTGATCCGGTGGCAAAGCATTATGAGCTGCTTCCCCTTGGGCCGGTAACTTTTTATGATACTGCCGGACTTGATGATACAGGAGAAGTCGGTGAATTACGCATAAAAGCAACCAATAAGGTTCTGATGCGCACAGATCTTGCCCTTGTTGTTGTGGGCGAAGGCGGGCTGACTGATTATGAGGTGGAGTTGATAAACAAGGTCTCAGAATTGGAGATTCCCTATCTGGTAGTTTTTAATAAAAATGATCTTTGTGAGCCGCTTGAGGATGATATGGATTATTGCCGTCAGCGAGGTATTCCATACTATAAGACATCTGTGCTGGAATCCTGTTCCATTGATGAACTCAAGGAAGCTATTATTACGCTGGCCCCGGAAGAGATGAAGCGTGAACCTGTTCTTGCCGGTGACCTGTTTAGTGAAGGGGATTGGGTTGTCTGTGTAGTTCCCATCGATCTTGCAGCACCCAAAGGGCGGTTGATTCTTCCGCAGGTGCAGGTTCTGCGTGAGATCCTCGATTGCGATGCAGTGGGAGTGACAGTCAAAGAGCGCGAGATTGAGGAAACATTGTCATCAATGAAGCGTGATCCGGCGTTGGTGATAACAGATTCACAGGTTGTCATGAGCGTGGCCGGCGATGTGCCTGACGAGATTCCATTAACCACTTTTTCTACCCTGTACGCTCGTTACAAGGGCGATCTACCCAGCCTTGTACAAGGAGCAATGGCTATTGATTCGTTGCAGGATGGAGATACCATTCTCATGGGAGAAGCTTGTTCTCATCATCCTGTTGCCGATGATATTGGAAAGGTAAAAATTCCGCGTTGGATTCGTCAGTATACTGGTAAGGAGTTAAACTTTGTCATGTACTCCGGCCATGATTTTCCTGAAGATCTGGAGCGTTTCAAGCTGATTATTCATTGCGGAGCCTGTATGCTAAACCGCAGTGAGATGCTTCGCCGCATCAAGGAGTGCCAGCGCAGCGGCGTGCCGGTGACAAATTACGGCGTGGCTATATCAAAAGTGCAGGGCGTTCTTGATCGCGTAATCAGTCCATTTAATTTGTAA